CGCGAACGCGAACTGCTCGAACTGCTCACGTTCAAGCTCGAGGAGGAGCAGCTGCTCCTCGCCGCCGGACGCTCCCGCTGGGTGTCGCACGCCAGCCGTGAGGTCGAGCAGGTGCTCGAACGACTCCGCAGCACGGGGCTCGAGCGGGCCGCGTCGAGCGCCGAGGTCGCCGAGGAGTGGGGCGTCGCAGCCGATGCTCCCCTGCGTGACGTCGTCGCCGCCGCCCCGAACGGCCCCTGGGGCGAGATCCTCGGCGCGCACCTCACCGCGATGGTCGAGCTGACGACGCAGATCGGTGCGCTCCGCGACGAGAACGACCGCTTCCTCCGTGCCGCGGCCCACGCGACCGAGGAGACCCTGGCCGGCACCGTGGGTGCCCCGGCCACCTACGACGCCACCGGCACGAGTGGCTCCGGCGCCGACGGGGCGCGCCTGTTCGAGGGGAACCTGTAGTCGTGGTCAGCACCTTCGGCTCCCTCGCGACGGCGTACTCCGGCCTGGCCGCCGCCCGCGCCGGCATCGACGTCACCGGGCAGAACATCGCGAACGCCGGGACCGCCGGGTACACCCGGCAGCGGGTGACCCAGTCGTCGATCCCCGCCGCCCAGACCGGGTTCATGCGCGGCACGGCGGCCCTCGCCGGGCAGGGCGTCTCGGTCGACGGCATCGCCCGGCTCGGGTCCCTGACGCTCGACGCCGGAGTCCGGGTCGCCGCGGGGTCCTCCGCGTACGCCGACGCCCGCGCCACCGCGCTGAGCGCCCTCGAGACCGGCCTGCAGGAGCCCGGCAAGGACGGCCTCTCCGCCAAGCTCGACGCGTTCTGGTCGGCGTGGGGCCAGGTCGCGGCACACCCCGACGACCCCGGTGCCGCGAGCACGCTCCTCGGTGCCGCGAACACCGTCGCGTCGACGCTGTCGAGCGGTTCAAAGGCGCTCGACCAGCAGTGGTCGCAGGTCCGCACGACCGTCACCGCCCAGGTGACGCAGCTGAACGACGCCGCGAAGCAGGTCGCCGACCTGAACGGGCAGATCCGGTCCGCGCTCGCCGCGGGCGGCAACGCGAACGAACTGCTCGACCAGCGCGACCAGCTCACCGAGCAGATCGCGACCCTGGCCGGCGGGACCGTCCGGACGAACGCGGACGGCACGGCCGACGTGCTCATCGGCGGGAACCCGATCGTGCA
This is a stretch of genomic DNA from Curtobacterium sp. 458. It encodes these proteins:
- a CDS encoding flagellar protein FlgN — translated: MTDRTTTREELMSVNDLSAVLWRERELLELLTFKLEEEQLLLAAGRSRWVSHASREVEQVLERLRSTGLERAASSAEVAEEWGVAADAPLRDVVAAAPNGPWGEILGAHLTAMVELTTQIGALRDENDRFLRAAAHATEETLAGTVGAPATYDATGTSGSGADGARLFEGNL
- the flgK gene encoding flagellar hook-associated protein FlgK → MVSTFGSLATAYSGLAAARAGIDVTGQNIANAGTAGYTRQRVTQSSIPAAQTGFMRGTAALAGQGVSVDGIARLGSLTLDAGVRVAAGSSAYADARATALSALETGLQEPGKDGLSAKLDAFWSAWGQVAAHPDDPGAASTLLGAANTVASTLSSGSKALDQQWSQVRTTVTAQVTQLNDAAKQVADLNGQIRSALAAGGNANELLDQRDQLTEQIATLAGGTVRTNADGTADVLIGGNPIVQGTDARSLALGGATALRDGAPVTLTWTSGQAGAVSLSGGSIGGALSLLAPADAQGTGGALAQASASYDAVATKLAAVVNAVHETGSTADGTTGHAFFAVATGVPAAQGLSVVPTDASGLATRNAAGELDDSFADALARLGAASDGPDAAWATFVTGVGSASRSAASESTLTGLALTSARTQQQSGAGVDLDEENVNLLSYQHAYQGAARVLTAVDEMLDTIINRVGLVGRS